The window GGTCACCTGACCGCCGGGGCTGTTGATGTACATGCTGATCTCCTTCTTCGGGTTTTCCGATTCCAGGAACAGCAGTTGGGCGCAGATCAGCGAGGCCATGCCGTCCTCGAACGGGCCGGTCAGGAAGATGATCCGCTCGCGCAGCAGGCGCGAAAAGATGTCGAACGACCGTTCGCCGCGGCTGGATTGCTCCACCACCATCGGCACCAGGTTGTTGGAGATGTAGTCGATCGGATCGCGCATGAAGGCCTTCTCGAGTGCTGGGGCGGACGACTCACCGTTCGCTCGCCGGTCCCCTTTGATATCGCGTCCATAGGGCCTCGGCGCAAGGCGAAGCCGGACAGCAAAATCCCCGCCCCGGAAATCCGGGACGGGGATCGCAAGATCTCTGGTTGAAAAAGCGGGGCTTACGCCTCCTCTTCTTCCTTCAGCAGCTCTTCCTTCGAGATCGGCGTGTCGGTGACGTCGGCGACGCCGACGATCAGGTCGACGACCTTCTCTTCATAGATGGGCGCACGCAGCTGGGCGGCGGCGTTCGGGTTCTGGCGGTAGAAGTCCAGGACCATCTTTTCCTGACCCGGATAGTTGCGGGCTTCGGCCATGATGGCGCCCGACAGTTCCTGGTCCGTCACGCCGACGTTGTTGGCGCGGCCGATTTCAGCCAGGACCAGACCCAGGCGCACGCGGCGCTCGGCGATCTTCTTGTACTCGGCCTTCAGCTCGTCTTCCGACTTCTTGGCGTCCTCTTCCGGCAGACGGCCGGCGTCCTTGTCAGCCGACACCTGGGCCCAGATGCCTTCGAACTCGGCGTCCACCATCTTCGGCGGCAGGGCGAAGTCGTGGGCTGCGTCCAGCTGGTCCAGCAGGGCGCGCTTCAGCTTGAAACGGGCGGCGCCGGCGTATTGCTGGTCCAGATTGGCCTTCAGCAGCTCTTTCAGCTTGTCCAGCGACTCCAGGCCGATGCGGGTGGCGAACTCGTCGTCGATCTTGGCTTCGGCTTCGGCCTTGATGGCCTTGACCTTGATGTCGAACGTGGCGGCTTTGCCGGCCAGGTTCTTGGCCTGGTATTCTTCCGGGAAGGTCACTTCGATGGTCTTCTCTTCGCCGACCTTGGCGCCCTTCAGCTGCTCTTCGAAGCCCGGGATGAAGCGGTTGGAGCCGATCACCAGGTCGGCGTCCTCGGCCGAACCGCCTTCGAACACTTCGCCGTCCAGCTTGCCGACGAAGTCGATGGTCAGTTGGTCGCCTTCGGCGGCCTTCACGGTCTTGCCCTTCTTGTCCTCATAGGACTTGGCCTGCGAGGCCAGTTCCTTCAGAGCTTCGTCCAGATCTTCGTCCGAAGCGGTGTAGGTCGGGCGCTCCAGCTTCAGGGTCTTGGGATCGACCGGGGTGAAGTCAGGCATGACTTCCAGCGACATTTCATAGGCCAGGTCTTCCTGACCGGCGATGACCTTGTCCATGTCCGAGATCAGCTTCATCTCGGCCGGGGCGGCCGGGCGCAACTTGGCGTCGTCCAGGGCCTTTTGGCTGGTTTCGTTCAGCGAGGCGTTGATGATTTCGCCCATGAAGTCACGGCCGAAGGTCTTCTTGACGTGCGCGGCCGGCACCTTGCCCGGACGGAAGCCCTTGAGCTTCATCTGCGGCGCGACTTCCTTGATGCGCGCTTCGAGCTTTTCGTTCAGCTCGGCGACGGGGATGGTCACCGCGATCACGCGGCTGAGGCCTTCGTTCGACTTTTCGACGACTTGCATGGTCGGGATTCTGACGCTCTGTGGCGACGCCGAACGGCGCGCGCGGTGGATAAAGCAATAGGGCCGCCCTTTTGGAGCGGCGCCTCGAAGCCCGCCCTTATGTCGAGAAGGGGCCGAAAGGTCAACGCGCGCGGGTTCCTTTGCCGCCATCCCCTCGCTATCTGAAGGCTCATGAGCCAGCCCGCCTCCCCCATCGGCGTCTTCATCACGCCCGTCACGCCCCTGCAGCAGAACTGCACCACCGTCTGGTGCACGAAGACGAACAAGGCCGCCGTCATTGATCCCGGCGGGTCGGTGGATGCGATTCTGAGCGAGATCACGCGGCGCGGCCTGACGCTGGACGCCATCTGGATCACCCATGGCCACCTCGACCACGCCGGCGCCGCCGCCGAGATGCAGGAAAAGACCGGCGTCGACATCATCGGCCCCCACGTCGAGGACCAGTTCTGGATCGACCTGATTCCCACCCAGGGTCAGAAGTACGGCCTGCCCGACGTGCGCAGCTTCACCCCGACGCGCTTCCTGAACGACGGCGACGTTCTGACGCTGGGCGAGACGACCTGGGAGGTCGTCCACTGCCCGGGCCACACGCCCGGCCATGTCGTCTTCTTCAACCGCGAGGCGCGCTTCGCCCAGGTCGGCGATGTCCTGTTCCAGGGTTCGATCGGCCGGACGGACTTCCCCCGCAGCGACCACGGCGCCCTACTGCACGCCATCACGCAGAAGCTGTGGCCGCTCGGCGACGACGTGACCTTCGTGCCCGGCCACGGCCCGCACTCAACCTTCGGCGCCGAGCGGCGGACCAATCCCTATGTCTCGGATCAGGCCATGTCGCGCGCGCCCATCGCCCGCCCGGCGACCGGACCCTCCTGATCTAGCGCGCGGCCAGCAGGCCGATGATCACGCCGATCCCGAGCGCATAGAGGGACGCCCGCAGCGGCTCGTCACGGATCGCATCGCGCGCCCTTTTGACACGCCGGTCGGCCCAGGCCCGCGCCTCGGCAGCGTCTTCGCGAACCGCTTCGTGGATCGGGCGCGGCGACGCGCCCTTGGCGATGATGGCGTCGGCCGCCTCTTCCAGCCGTCGGGTCGCGGTCGAGGCGCCGTTGATGATCTCTTCCGGCAATGGGGATGTGCGGGGTTCCGCCATGAGGGGTCTCTTCGGGTGATGAGGGGTCGTTTTTCAACCCGCCGGTCCGAAGCTGGTTCCTGACCCGACCGGCCCTTCAAGCCAACGGCGGACGCCCTGGCGATTTCCGCTCCACGACTGACCGTCCACAGAACAAGGAAATCGCTCTTGTTCGGAACCGCATCGACGGCGCCGGGTTCTTTCCGGCAAGCGCCACCGTCTTTGAAAGGAACAGCCGAAATGGCCGAAGGTCAGCCCACCCGCGGCTCGGGTGTTTCCAAGCGAGGCTTCGCCTCGATGGACCCCGAACGTCAACGCGAGATCGCCCGCAAGGGCGGCGCCAGCGTTCCCAGCGAGAAACGCAGCTTCTCCCAGGATCGCAGCCTGGCCGCCCAGGCCGGCCGCAAGGGCGGAGAGGCCTCGCACGGATCGCGCAACAAGACCGACGAAGCCCCGCCAAAGGGTTAACCCGGTCCACCGATCAGGAGGCGGCGCAGTCGGAACTGCGCCGCCTCTCATTCATTTCGCCCTGTCAGGCGACCAGCAGGGCCAGGGCGACAGACGGAGCCTCGCCGATCTCGAACGCCGCCAGGCGCCATCCGGCGGCTTCAGCCATGGCCTTGACCGAAACCTCATCGAACTTGCGCGAGCTTTCGGTGTGGATCGTTTCGCCCTCGCCAAGATGGAAGGCCAGCTTGTCCAGGTGCACGGTCATCGACCGGGTCGCACGCAGGTGCATTTCGATCCGTGATTGCTCAGCGTTCCATACTGCGGCATGCGCAAAAGCCTCGGGCGTGAAATCCATGCCCAGCTCGCGATTGGCGCGCGCCAGAAGATTGCGATTGAACGCAGCCGTCACGCCCTGGGCGTCGTCATAGGCGGCGACGAGCGCCTCGGGCGACTTCACCAGATCGACGCCGAGGATGAACAGACTGCCCTTCCCCAGCACCTCGCGCGAAGACCGCAGCAGAGCCACCGCCGCCTCCGGCGTCAGATTGCCGATGGTCGAACCGGGAAAGAAGCCGATCCGGCGCCCCTGCCCAGCCTCGGCGGAAGGCGGCGCCAGGTGCTCGAAATCGCCAACCACGGGCAACACCTTCAGCCCTGGATAGTCGGCCCGGATACGCTTCGCCGCCGCCTGTAGGGCGGTGGAACTGATGTCGATGGGGACGTAGGCCGCCAGGTTCGAGGTCGCATTGAGAACAATCCGCGTCTTCTCGCTGGCGCCTGAGCCCAGTTCCACCAGCACCGCGCCGGGTCCGAACCGTTTCGCCCATTCTGGCGCCACACGTCGCAGCAGGGCCGCCTCCTGCCGGGTGGGATAGTATTCCGGGAGGCGGGTGATCTCTTCGAACAGGCGAGACCCCTCGGCGTCATAGAACCACTTGGGAGACAGGGTTCTGGGGCGATGCGACAGGCCTTCAATCATCTCCCGGCGAAAGGCGTCACGCGCCTCGGCATCGGCGGCCTGCGCCCCGTCAGCAGCCAGCCTGACGCCGGCGAACATCCAGCGCTGATGCGGATAATAGAAGTTGCGATAGCTGGACCGCGCATGCCCCTCGGGCGTGGCGAAGGCCCCGCCGCGCAGGACCATCTGATTGGCCATGAACTTGCCGTTGTATTCCGCCGCCGTCCCCTCGGTCGGGCGGAACCCCGGATAGGGCGCATAGGCGCTGGCGGTCCACTGCCAGACCTCGCCCGTCAGGTTGGAGAAGGCCGCCGGATCCGCCCGCGCCGCCTGCTCCCATTCCGCCTCGGTCGGCAGCCGCCGGCCCGACCAGCGCGCAAAGGCGTCAGCCTCATAGAAGCTGACGTGCCGAACCGGCGCGGCGGGATCGACGGGGCGGCGTCCGGCCAGGGTCATGACGCTCCATCCCGCCGCCTCTTCACGCCAGTAAAGCGGCGCGCTCCACCCCTCGGCCTTCACCCGCGCCCAGCCGTCCGACAGCCAGAACTCGACCCGCCGATAGCCGCCGTCGTCGATGAACGCGATCCAGTCCTCGCTGGTGACCAGATCCGCCGACAGCGAAAAAGGCTCCAGCCAGACCTTGTGAGCCGGACGCTCGTTGTCAAAGGCGAAGCCTTCCTGCCCGGCGCCGATCTCACACAAGCCGCCCTGAAAGGAGACCCAACCGCCCTGGCCGCTATCCACCGCCTCGTCGCGCGGCTCTACGTCATAGGCCGCCGGGTCAAGCGGAGAACACGCCATCAGGTTCAGCAAGTCCATCAGGAACAGTTCCTGATGCTGCTGCTCATGGTGCAGTCCCAGTTCGAACAGATACCGCGCCAGATCGTCGTCCAGCCCCTGCGCCAGCCGCGCCTCCATCCGGCGGTCAATCTCATCGCGATAGGCCATGACCTCATCCAGCGACGGACGGGTCATCAGACCGCGTTCCCCACGTGCGATCCGCTCGCCCAGCGCTTCATAGTAGGAGTTGAACAGGCGCCCGAACCGATCATCCACCGGCGTGTAGCCCGCCTGTTTCGACAGGATCATCGCCTCGAAAAACCAAGAGACATGCGCCAGGTGCCATTTGCCAGGGCTGGCGTCCGGCATCGACTGTGCGGTCAGGTCCTCAGCCAGAAGAGTGGCTGCAAGCCTGGGCAGCCGCGCACGTATCCGCCGATAGGCCGCTATCTCGCCGTCGTTTCTGCGAGAAACACGGACGGTTGAATTCATCCTGCCAGCCTCGTGATGCGCATCGTCGCCACTTCAAGTGGAATGCCCGCTGCTCGCGGCAGTTCCGATGGATCGCGACCTCTCCTGCGGAACGGTCCCGACGAGGCGACGTTCCTGCCGGACGGTCCACATTCGGACCCCGCTTCAGGATACCCGTTGCATGGCCCATGTTCGCGCGCCTGACGGGCCACAGGACAATGGCCCGCCCAGTCGAGGCTCCCGCCCCGTCAGCATCATTGAGGCCGGAGACTGGCGTGACGCCATGGCCGCCTTCCTGCCCTCGCTTCGCGCCTTCGCCTTCTCTCTGTCCAGAAACGCAGCCGACGCCGACGACCTGGTGCAAGAAACCCTTACCAAGGCCTGGGCGCATCGCGAGCGCTTCGAGCCGGGCAGCAACCTGCGAGCCTGGCTTTTCACCATCCTGCGCAACAGCTGGTACACCGGGGCGGCCAAGCGCCGTCGTGAAATCGCGGATGAAGAGGGCCACTACGCCGCCCGTCTCATCGCTGAGGCCAGCCAGGAATGGACAGCAGAACTGACCTCGCTGCAAACAGCCCTGGGCGCCCTGCCGCCCGAGCACCGCGAAGCCATCGTCCTGGTCGGAGCAGCCGGCCTCTCCTACCAGGAAGCCGCCGACATTTCCGGCTGCGCCGTGGGCACAATCAAAAGTCGCGTCAACCGCGCACGCCACCGCCTGGCCTTGTTGCTCGACATGGAACCCCCTGTCGAAGCTGACCAAAATGTAATCCGCGAAGACAGCTAGGCCGAAGGAACGAGGCTCGGTTTTTCTGGTTCACCTCCCAGATTTGGGAGAGTCGGTCATGATGAACCCCCTTGAAAACGAAGTCCGCACGCCGTCCGAACAGGACATGTCATCCCCCGCTCCTGTGAGCGAACCACAGGTTAGGAAATCCGGTTTCGCTCACTGGGTCCGCCAACATTTCGGTGCTGAGCCGCCGCACCGGCATAGCGAAAACTTCTTCATCAGCGACGTAGTTGAAGGCGGCATCGGCTCACATCACCGCCAGCAGGTCTATCGCCAGGACAAGAAACACTGAGCCTGTACAACGGTCACACACGGCATTGAGAGGGGGGGGGCGAGGCGATCCGCCAAGCCCCCCGCCTCATCAGCGTCGCAGCCCCTCGCCCTTGGCGTATTCCAGCCGCGCGATAGTGCGGTTATGCACCTCGTCCGGGCCGTCGGCGATGCGCAGGGTGCGAACCGTGGCGTAGAGTTCGGCCAGAGGCGTGTCGCCCGACACGCCCGCCCCGCCGAAGGCCTGGATGGCGTCGTCGATGACCTTCAGCGCCATGCGGGGCGCGGCGACCTTGATCTGGGCGATCTCGGACTTGGCGTTCTTGGCTCCGACCTCGTCCATCATCCAGGCGGCCTTCAGCACCAGCAGGCGGCACATCTCGATATTGGTGCGCGCCTCGGCCACGCGCTGCTCCCACACCGAATGTTCGGCGATGGCCTTACGGAAAGCGGTGCGCGTCAGCAGCCGCTCGACCATCAGCTCCAGCGCCCTTTCCGCGGCGCCGATCACACGCATGCAGTGGTGGATACGACCCGGGCCAAGCCGCCCCTGAGCAATCTCAAAGCCCCGCCCCTCGCCCGCGATCAGGTTCGAGGCCGGCACGCGGACATTCTCCAGCACCACCTCGGCATGGCCGATCGGCGCCTCGTCATAGCCAAAGACCGACAGCATCCGCTCGACGCGGAAGCCAGGAGTGTCCACCGGCACGATGATCTGGCTCTGCTGCTGGTGGGTTGCGGCGTCCGGGTCGGTCTTGCCCATGACGATGGTCATGGCGACATTGGGGTGGGCCATGTTGGTCGACCACCACTTGCGGCCGTTGATCACATAGTGGTCGCCGTCGCGGACGATGCTGGTCTGGATGTTGGTGGCGTCCGACGACGCCACCTCGGGCTCTGTCATCAGGAAGGCCGAACGGATCTCGCCCGCCATCAGCGGCTTCAGCCAGCGCTCCTGCTGCGCGGTGTCGCCGTACATGTGCAGGACTTCCATATTGCCGGTGTCCGGGGCGTTGCAGTTGAACACCTCGGCCGACCACAGCCGCCGCCCCATCAGTTCGGCTAGGGGGGCGTATTCCAGATTGCTCAGCCCCGCGCCGTGGTCGCCCGGCAGGAACATGTTCCACAGCCCGGCCTCCTTCGCCCTGACCTTCAGCGCCTCCATGACGGGAGCCTGGACCCTCGGGTCGGCGTGGACCTGGGCGCGGTATTCCGCTTCGGCCGGAACGACATGCCTGTCGATGAAGTCCGACAAACGCTCGCGCCACATCACGCCGCGTTCGGAAGGGGCGAAATCCATGATCGTGTCCTCAGCTTCTTGGCCGCGCTTCTGCGAGCGCCGATAGCAAAACGGCGCGACCCCGAGGGAGCCGCGCCGTCCTTGTTCTGGTGTCTCAGAAACGCATCAGCGCTTCAGCAGAGGCGCCAGTTTCTGGGCGATCATCATGTCGCCGGCGATCTTCAGCTTGCCCTGCATGAAGGCCATCATCGGGTCCAGCTTGCCTTCCGACAGGGCGACAAAGTCGTCCCACTTCATCGAAACGGTGGCGTCGGCCGGCTTGTCGTCGTTGGTCACCGAGTTCGGCACCGAGGCGCCGTCGATGAAGATCTTGCCGACGTCGCCCAGGTCCAGCTTGACGGTCTTGCCAAGGCCCGAGTTGTCGCCGACGGCGTTGCGGATGTGGTCAGTGACGGCGTTCAGGTCCATGTACGTCTCTCCCGAGGACAAGAATGAACCTCAGGCGTAGCCCGCTCCGAGGGCGGCGCCAAGATCACGCAAGGGAAGGCGGCGACCGGTCGCGCCGTATCGCCGCCCCGTCGGCCTCTAGAAGCTGGCCTTCAACCCCACCACGAAGCGGTCATCGGTCAGCGGTCCGTCCACGTCCGTGTCATGATACCGGACGTCCACCACCAGGTGATCTGTCAGGGCGTAGGCCACGCCCAGGTTCCAGGTGGCGTAGTCGTCGTTGACATCCAGCGACTGATGACCAATCGCGCCGGACACGCTCCACTTGTCCGTCACGGCATAGGCGGCGTTGGCTTCCAGATAGGTGGTCTGCTCGTCCGCCCCGAAGAAGTTCGGCGAATAATAAACCGCCGCCCCCAGCGTCACCGGACCGATGGCCCGCGAGGCCGCCGCTTTCAGCTCCACATAGTTGTAGTCCGCCGAGCCCGGTTCGTTCACGTAGAGATAGCTCACCACCCCGAGGTCCAGACCATAGCCTCCCAATTCGGTTCGATAGCCGCCGTACAGATCGACTTCGGCGTCCGTGTCGTCTCCGAAATCCACCATGGACGCCCAACCGCCTACATAAAAACCGCTGGCGAAGCTGACATCGACTCCGCCCTGGAGCGCGGGCTCCTCGTCCGTCTGGCTGGCGCCGCGGAAAACATAGTCGCTGACCACGCCGATGTTGAAAGCTACCTCTGGCGCGGTCTGGGCCTGGGCGGCGCCCGCCCCCACGGTCAGCGCCAGCAATGATGCGCAAGCAAGTGCAAGTCTCATGACATATCCCCTCAAAGTCTGATTGATTTTGGTCACGCCTACTCATCCGGCCGCTGGTGGAGCGCAGCCGGGCCTTGGTTCCCTTGACGGGTTCTCTGCGGGAACGGGACACGGCGGGGAGGCGCCGCGTCCCATCCGTCGGCTTCAGACGCCGTCCAGCACTTCGCCGTGCAGGTGAGCGTCCAGACCTTCGGATTCCTGCTCGTCGGTGACGCGCAGGCCCGTGGTGTACTTGCAGATCAGCAGGATGATCAGTGTGCCGACCGCGCTCCACAGGATGGTCCAGACCAGCCCCAGCGCCTGGGCTCCGATGTTGGCCCCTTCGGACAGGCTGTTGATCGCCGTGGAGGCAAAGACGCCGGTCAGCAAGGCGCCGACCAGACCGCCCGCGCCGTGCAGGCCGAAGGCGTCCAGGCTGTCGTCATACCTGAGCAGCTTCTTCAGCCAGACCGACGAGACATAGCAGGCCGGACCGGCGATCAGGCCGATGATGACCGCGCCCTTGGGATCGACAAAGCCCGCCGCCGGGGTGATGGCGACCAGACCCGCAACCACGCCCGACAGAACGCCGATCAGCGACCACTTCTTCTTGTAGACCACCTCGACGAACTTCCAGGCCAGCGAAGCTGCAGCCGCCGCCAGCAGGGTGTTGATCAGGGCTGCGCCCATCAGGCCGTTGGCCGCCCCCGCTGAACCGGCGTTGAAGCCGATCCAGCCGACCAGCAGCAGCGAGGCGCCGATCATGGTCAGAACGGGGTTGTGCGCCGTGATGGGCTCGACGCCGTAGCCCTTCCTCGGCCCGAGGAACAGGGCGCAGACCAGACCCGCCACGCCCGAGTTGACGTGCACCACCGCGCCACCGGCGAAGTCGAGCACGCCCTGCGCCCCCAGGAAGCCGCCGCCCCAGACCCAGTGGGCGATCGGCGCATAGACCACCAGCGACCACAGGGCCGTGAACAGCAGCATGCCCGAGTACTTCAGCCGCTCGGCGAAGGCGCCGGTGATCAGCGCCGGGGTGATGATGGCGAAGGTCAGCTGGAACGACACCCAGAGGAACTCGGGGATGCCCGGCAGCAGGCTGTGGGCCGTGTCCACCGTCACCCCGTTCAGGAACAGGGCGTCCAGGCTGCCGATGTACTGATTGACTCCGGCGTCGCCGTTCGTCCCGAAGGCGATGGTATAGCCGGCGATGAACCAGGTCAGCGACACCACCGCGAAGGCGGCGACCGACTGGGTGATCGTGGCGATCACGTTTTTGCGGCGCACCATGCCGCCGTAGAAGAGCGCCAGACCCGGCAGGGTCATCAACAGGACCAGGGCAGTGGAGGTCCCCAGCCAGGCCGTGCCCGCCGCATCCAGCTCCAGCGGAACCTGATGTGAAAACAGCGCCGGAGCAGGCTCCGACGCTGTTACAGCGGCACTGGCGATGTTGGCGACGGCGGCGGCGTCAGGCGCTGCGAGCGCCGCTCCCACCGCGAACAATCCGCCGGTTAGACAAAGCAGGGCGAGAAGCCCCGGTAAGCTGTTCTTGAACTGCGTCATGCGCGTATCCCCTCATGCGTTTCGCAGTTGCGAAGATTTTATTGCAATTGCGAGACTGACAAGAGCAATTCGTGAGGAATTGAAAAAATATTCGCACACAAGCCGCGAAACAGGCTTCATATGAGTGAAAATTGCAAATTTATGCCAAATTCAGGAAAATACGCTCCTGTCATATACCACCACGGCATAAACCATCCTGCCTCGCGCCGCCGTCAGACGACAGCGGATCTCTCGGGAACGGATGGCAGGCCCCACAGATCGAACAGTCTGGACCGGACCTCCGCCATCAAGGGCTGATAATGGGCTTCGGCCATGATGACGGACCGATAGTCGCCGTCGGCGACCCGCGCACTGCCA of the Brevundimonas pondensis genome contains:
- the tig gene encoding trigger factor; translation: MQVVEKSNEGLSRVIAVTIPVAELNEKLEARIKEVAPQMKLKGFRPGKVPAAHVKKTFGRDFMGEIINASLNETSQKALDDAKLRPAAPAEMKLISDMDKVIAGQEDLAYEMSLEVMPDFTPVDPKTLKLERPTYTASDEDLDEALKELASQAKSYEDKKGKTVKAAEGDQLTIDFVGKLDGEVFEGGSAEDADLVIGSNRFIPGFEEQLKGAKVGEEKTIEVTFPEEYQAKNLAGKAATFDIKVKAIKAEAEAKIDDEFATRIGLESLDKLKELLKANLDQQYAGAARFKLKRALLDQLDAAHDFALPPKMVDAEFEGIWAQVSADKDAGRLPEEDAKKSEDELKAEYKKIAERRVRLGLVLAEIGRANNVGVTDQELSGAIMAEARNYPGQEKMVLDFYRQNPNAAAQLRAPIYEEKVVDLIVGVADVTDTPISKEELLKEEEEA
- a CDS encoding con-10 family general stress protein, translated to MAEGQPTRGSGVSKRGFASMDPERQREIARKGGASVPSEKRSFSQDRSLAAQAGRKGGEASHGSRNKTDEAPPKG
- a CDS encoding ammonium transporter; translated protein: MTQFKNSLPGLLALLCLTGGLFAVGAALAAPDAAAVANIASAAVTASEPAPALFSHQVPLELDAAGTAWLGTSTALVLLMTLPGLALFYGGMVRRKNVIATITQSVAAFAVVSLTWFIAGYTIAFGTNGDAGVNQYIGSLDALFLNGVTVDTAHSLLPGIPEFLWVSFQLTFAIITPALITGAFAERLKYSGMLLFTALWSLVVYAPIAHWVWGGGFLGAQGVLDFAGGAVVHVNSGVAGLVCALFLGPRKGYGVEPITAHNPVLTMIGASLLLVGWIGFNAGSAGAANGLMGAALINTLLAAAAASLAWKFVEVVYKKKWSLIGVLSGVVAGLVAITPAAGFVDPKGAVIIGLIAGPACYVSSVWLKKLLRYDDSLDAFGLHGAGGLVGALLTGVFASTAINSLSEGANIGAQALGLVWTILWSAVGTLIILLICKYTTGLRVTDEQESEGLDAHLHGEVLDGV
- the egtB gene encoding ergothioneine biosynthesis protein EgtB is translated as MNSTVRVSRRNDGEIAAYRRIRARLPRLAATLLAEDLTAQSMPDASPGKWHLAHVSWFFEAMILSKQAGYTPVDDRFGRLFNSYYEALGERIARGERGLMTRPSLDEVMAYRDEIDRRMEARLAQGLDDDLARYLFELGLHHEQQHQELFLMDLLNLMACSPLDPAAYDVEPRDEAVDSGQGGWVSFQGGLCEIGAGQEGFAFDNERPAHKVWLEPFSLSADLVTSEDWIAFIDDGGYRRVEFWLSDGWARVKAEGWSAPLYWREEAAGWSVMTLAGRRPVDPAAPVRHVSFYEADAFARWSGRRLPTEAEWEQAARADPAAFSNLTGEVWQWTASAYAPYPGFRPTEGTAAEYNGKFMANQMVLRGGAFATPEGHARSSYRNFYYPHQRWMFAGVRLAADGAQAADAEARDAFRREMIEGLSHRPRTLSPKWFYDAEGSRLFEEITRLPEYYPTRQEAALLRRVAPEWAKRFGPGAVLVELGSGASEKTRIVLNATSNLAAYVPIDISSTALQAAAKRIRADYPGLKVLPVVGDFEHLAPPSAEAGQGRRIGFFPGSTIGNLTPEAAVALLRSSREVLGKGSLFILGVDLVKSPEALVAAYDDAQGVTAAFNRNLLARANRELGMDFTPEAFAHAAVWNAEQSRIEMHLRATRSMTVHLDKLAFHLGEGETIHTESSRKFDEVSVKAMAEAAGWRLAAFEIGEAPSVALALLVA
- a CDS encoding TorF family putative porin gives rise to the protein MRLALACASLLALTVGAGAAQAQTAPEVAFNIGVVSDYVFRGASQTDEEPALQGGVDVSFASGFYVGGWASMVDFGDDTDAEVDLYGGYRTELGGYGLDLGVVSYLYVNEPGSADYNYVELKAAASRAIGPVTLGAAVYYSPNFFGADEQTTYLEANAAYAVTDKWSVSGAIGHQSLDVNDDYATWNLGVAYALTDHLVVDVRYHDTDVDGPLTDDRFVVGLKASF
- a CDS encoding acyl-CoA dehydrogenase family protein, whose product is MDFAPSERGVMWRERLSDFIDRHVVPAEAEYRAQVHADPRVQAPVMEALKVRAKEAGLWNMFLPGDHGAGLSNLEYAPLAELMGRRLWSAEVFNCNAPDTGNMEVLHMYGDTAQQERWLKPLMAGEIRSAFLMTEPEVASSDATNIQTSIVRDGDHYVINGRKWWSTNMAHPNVAMTIVMGKTDPDAATHQQQSQIIVPVDTPGFRVERMLSVFGYDEAPIGHAEVVLENVRVPASNLIAGEGRGFEIAQGRLGPGRIHHCMRVIGAAERALELMVERLLTRTAFRKAIAEHSVWEQRVAEARTNIEMCRLLVLKAAWMMDEVGAKNAKSEIAQIKVAAPRMALKVIDDAIQAFGGAGVSGDTPLAELYATVRTLRIADGPDEVHNRTIARLEYAKGEGLRR
- a CDS encoding sigma-70 family RNA polymerase sigma factor; translated protein: MAHVRAPDGPQDNGPPSRGSRPVSIIEAGDWRDAMAAFLPSLRAFAFSLSRNAADADDLVQETLTKAWAHRERFEPGSNLRAWLFTILRNSWYTGAAKRRREIADEEGHYAARLIAEASQEWTAELTSLQTALGALPPEHREAIVLVGAAGLSYQEAADISGCAVGTIKSRVNRARHRLALLLDMEPPVEADQNVIREDS
- a CDS encoding SCP2 sterol-binding domain-containing protein, whose amino-acid sequence is MDLNAVTDHIRNAVGDNSGLGKTVKLDLGDVGKIFIDGASVPNSVTNDDKPADATVSMKWDDFVALSEGKLDPMMAFMQGKLKIAGDMMIAQKLAPLLKR
- a CDS encoding MBL fold metallo-hydrolase, which translates into the protein MSQPASPIGVFITPVTPLQQNCTTVWCTKTNKAAVIDPGGSVDAILSEITRRGLTLDAIWITHGHLDHAGAAAEMQEKTGVDIIGPHVEDQFWIDLIPTQGQKYGLPDVRSFTPTRFLNDGDVLTLGETTWEVVHCPGHTPGHVVFFNREARFAQVGDVLFQGSIGRTDFPRSDHGALLHAITQKLWPLGDDVTFVPGHGPHSTFGAERRTNPYVSDQAMSRAPIARPATGPS